In a single window of the Pseudogemmatithrix spongiicola genome:
- a CDS encoding cupredoxin domain-containing protein produces the protein MAALTWWTWPRPAVTIRIAPGGIATVAGAVLPETLYVKARGRSTVIRVVNGDSTRHQLALFGADAGETRDFTIPYPGTYGGVCSTHPSGNLVYVVQ, from the coding sequence GTGGCTGCGCTCACCTGGTGGACGTGGCCGCGCCCCGCGGTGACGATCCGCATCGCGCCGGGGGGCATCGCGACCGTCGCCGGTGCGGTCCTGCCCGAAACGCTGTACGTCAAGGCGCGCGGGCGCAGCACCGTCATCCGGGTGGTGAACGGCGACTCCACGCGGCACCAACTGGCGCTCTTCGGCGCCGATGCGGGCGAGACGCGCGACTTCACGATTCCCTACCCGGGCACCTACGGCGGCGTTTGCTCCACCCATCCCAGCGGCAACCTCGTCTACGTCGTGCAATGA
- a CDS encoding SCO family protein, with product MMSRLMLAAALMLAACSGKLERGIVIEDADPAPALAFTAADGQRFDLAAERGKVVMLYFGYTHCPDVCPTTLSDWARAKRALGADTTNIRFVFVSMDPDRDTPELALTYARQFDGAFVGLTGTPLELEDLKKRWSIAAYPEGDPRDGFYTVAHPAHTFVVDRQGRLRVLFQPGVSGEELAQDLRKLF from the coding sequence ATGATGTCTCGCCTCATGCTCGCGGCCGCACTCATGCTTGCGGCCTGCTCGGGGAAGCTCGAGCGCGGGATCGTCATCGAAGATGCCGATCCCGCACCTGCGTTGGCGTTCACCGCCGCCGACGGCCAGCGCTTCGATCTCGCCGCCGAACGCGGCAAGGTCGTGATGCTGTACTTCGGCTACACGCATTGCCCGGACGTCTGCCCCACCACGCTCTCCGACTGGGCCCGCGCCAAGCGCGCCCTCGGCGCCGACACCACGAACATCCGCTTCGTGTTCGTGAGCATGGATCCCGATCGCGACACGCCAGAACTCGCGCTTACCTATGCGCGGCAGTTCGATGGCGCCTTCGTCGGGCTAACCGGCACGCCGCTCGAACTGGAAGATCTCAAGAAGCGCTGGAGCATCGCGGCGTACCCCGAAGGCGATCCGCGCGACGGCTTCTACACCGTCGCGCATCCCGCCCATACCTTCGTCGTGGACCGGCAGGGCCGGCTCCGCGTGCTCTTCCAACCGGGAGTCAGTGGTGAAGAACTCGCGCAAGACCTTCGTAAGCTGTTCTAG
- a CDS encoding copper chaperone PCu(A)C, whose translation MKNSRKTFVSCSSLLAAVVLGAACAPKDAAPVVNALEAREAWARPADSGAMSAVYFTLGNGGVESDTLVGVSSEIAARTEMHVSMQQGRTMHMSPVTSLPVPAGDSVAFRPLGAHVMLTDLRRPLVPGDTLSVTLRFQSGRTVEVRAGVRQP comes from the coding sequence GTGAAGAACTCGCGCAAGACCTTCGTAAGCTGTTCTAGCCTGCTCGCGGCGGTCGTGCTCGGCGCAGCCTGCGCACCCAAGGACGCGGCGCCCGTCGTGAACGCCCTCGAGGCGCGCGAAGCTTGGGCCCGGCCCGCCGACAGCGGCGCCATGTCCGCCGTCTACTTCACGCTCGGCAATGGCGGCGTCGAGTCCGACACCCTCGTCGGCGTCTCGAGCGAGATCGCGGCGCGCACGGAGATGCATGTCTCCATGCAACAGGGCCGCACCATGCACATGTCGCCTGTGACCTCGCTGCCCGTGCCCGCTGGCGATTCCGTCGCCTTCCGCCCCTTGGGTGCCCATGTCATGCTCACGGACCTGCGTCGCCCGCTCGTGCCTGGCGATACGCTCAGCGTCACGCTGCGCTTCCAATCGGGCCGCACGGTCGAGGTGAGAGCCGGTGTCCGCCAGCCGTAG
- a CDS encoding DUF1295 domain-containing protein, giving the protein MIPTSAGLAVLTAHLLVLGLLITTPVMLALWALHLRTRNASWVDVGWAGNVGLLAVAYAIVAPGHLPRRILIAAVVGVWSARLTLHLITRTIGATEDPRYGDMRARWGGNLGLKFFTLFVGQGLLDVLLALPFLFAAIDPSPAIHPLTWLGAAVAALGMLGEATADAQLRAFKADPANRGQVCRVGLWGWSRHPNYFFDWLVWVGFALLGLASPWGWTGLLGPALMLYFLTRVTGIAATEAHALRSRGEAYRQYQREVSAFVPWPPQRGKLP; this is encoded by the coding sequence ATGATTCCCACCAGCGCCGGCCTCGCCGTCCTCACCGCCCACCTGCTCGTCCTCGGCCTGCTCATCACCACGCCGGTGATGCTCGCGCTCTGGGCCCTGCATCTGCGCACGCGCAACGCCAGCTGGGTGGACGTCGGCTGGGCCGGCAACGTGGGCCTCCTCGCCGTCGCCTACGCCATCGTCGCGCCGGGACACCTGCCGCGCCGCATCCTCATCGCGGCCGTGGTCGGGGTGTGGAGTGCGCGGCTCACGCTGCACCTCATCACCCGCACCATCGGCGCCACCGAAGACCCGCGCTACGGCGACATGCGCGCCCGCTGGGGCGGCAACCTCGGCCTCAAGTTCTTCACGCTCTTCGTCGGCCAAGGCCTGCTCGACGTGCTGCTCGCGCTGCCCTTTCTCTTCGCGGCCATCGATCCCTCGCCGGCGATCCACCCGCTCACCTGGCTCGGCGCCGCCGTCGCCGCACTCGGCATGCTCGGCGAAGCCACCGCCGACGCGCAGCTGCGCGCCTTCAAGGCCGATCCCGCGAATCGCGGCCAGGTCTGCCGTGTTGGGCTCTGGGGCTGGTCGCGCCATCCCAACTACTTCTTCGACTGGCTCGTGTGGGTCGGCTTCGCGCTGCTCGGCCTCGCCTCGCCCTGGGGCTGGACCGGGCTGCTCGGGCCCGCGCTCATGCTCTACTTCCTCACGCGCGTCACCGGCATCGCTGCGACGGAGGCCCACGCGCTGCGGTCGCGCGGCGAGGCATATCGCCAATACCAACGCGAAGTCAGTGCCTTCGTACCTTGGCCGCCGCAGCGGGGTAAATTGCCATGA
- a CDS encoding glycoside hydrolase family 10 protein yields the protein MNRVFLLLSLLLAAPVAAQERCEQEDASCVPPPVAREFRGLWIASVGNIDWPSRPGLPPDSARRELTRLLDRAQASGLNAVIFQVRPQGDALYASEIEPWSEFLTGQEGVAPRPWWDPLRFAVDEAHKRGLELHAWFNPYRARHTSAKGPHSRGHMRLARPSLVRQYGRQEWMDPGEPAVRAHTVRVILDVVKRYDIDGVHIDDYFYPYKERDRAGRTIPFPDDRSFQRYQRSGGTLNHDDWRRENVNGLVEELYTRIHAEKPWVKFGVSPFGIWRPGFPEQVVGFDAYSELYADARKWLQEGWLDYFSPQLYWPVQQRGQEYPVLLRWWSEQNAFGRHLWPGNFTSKVGEPSRTAWRTNEIEHQIRVTRAEAGASGNVHFSAKVFLEDRDSLATRLSRHVYDTRALVPASPWMRVVRQGEPQVELRSGANGTLVARLTPQPDTPRWWLIQTRRGDGTWESTVLRGAAREITVNATTDRLAVRALDHAAVEGPPVVLRLR from the coding sequence ATGAATCGCGTCTTCCTCCTGCTCTCGCTGTTGCTCGCCGCGCCCGTCGCGGCGCAGGAGCGCTGTGAGCAAGAGGATGCGAGCTGCGTCCCGCCGCCCGTCGCCCGCGAGTTCCGCGGGCTATGGATCGCTTCCGTCGGCAACATCGACTGGCCCTCACGCCCCGGCCTGCCGCCCGACTCCGCACGCCGCGAGCTGACCCGCCTGCTCGACCGCGCGCAGGCCAGCGGCCTCAACGCCGTCATCTTCCAGGTGCGCCCGCAGGGCGACGCACTCTACGCCAGCGAGATCGAACCCTGGTCGGAGTTCCTCACCGGCCAGGAAGGCGTCGCGCCGCGCCCCTGGTGGGATCCGCTGCGCTTCGCCGTCGACGAAGCCCACAAGCGCGGCCTCGAGCTGCATGCGTGGTTCAATCCGTATCGCGCGCGGCACACCAGCGCCAAGGGTCCGCACTCACGCGGCCACATGCGGCTCGCGCGGCCCTCGCTCGTGCGGCAGTACGGGCGGCAGGAGTGGATGGATCCCGGCGAGCCCGCCGTGCGCGCCCACACCGTGCGCGTCATCCTCGACGTCGTGAAGCGCTACGACATCGACGGCGTCCACATCGACGACTACTTCTATCCGTACAAGGAGCGCGATCGCGCCGGCCGCACGATCCCGTTCCCCGACGACCGCAGCTTCCAGCGCTACCAACGCAGCGGCGGCACGCTCAACCACGACGACTGGCGCCGTGAGAACGTGAACGGCCTCGTCGAGGAGCTGTACACGCGCATCCACGCCGAGAAGCCTTGGGTGAAGTTCGGCGTCTCGCCGTTCGGCATCTGGCGCCCGGGCTTCCCCGAGCAGGTCGTGGGCTTCGATGCCTACAGCGAGCTCTACGCCGACGCACGCAAGTGGCTGCAGGAAGGCTGGCTCGACTACTTCTCGCCGCAGCTCTACTGGCCCGTGCAGCAGCGCGGCCAGGAGTATCCCGTGCTGCTGCGCTGGTGGAGCGAGCAGAACGCCTTCGGCCGTCACCTCTGGCCGGGCAACTTCACGAGCAAGGTCGGCGAGCCCTCGCGCACGGCGTGGCGCACCAACGAGATCGAGCACCAGATCCGCGTGACGCGCGCCGAGGCCGGCGCCAGCGGCAACGTGCACTTCAGCGCGAAGGTGTTCCTCGAGGACCGCGACTCGCTCGCCACGCGCCTCTCGCGCCATGTGTACGACACGCGCGCCCTCGTGCCCGCCTCGCCGTGGATGCGCGTCGTACGCCAGGGCGAACCGCAGGTCGAGCTGCGCTCCGGCGCGAACGGCACGCTCGTCGCGCGCCTCACGCCGCAGCCCGATACGCCGCGCTGGTGGTTGATCCAAACCCGCCGCGGCGACGGCACCTGGGAATCCACCGTGCTCCGCGGTGCCGCACGCGAGATCACCGTCAACGCCACCACCGACCGCCTAGCAGTACGGGCCCTCGACCATGCTGCTGTCGAGGGCCCGCCTGTGGTCCTGCGCCTGCGGTAA